Proteins from a genomic interval of Sphingobacterium sp. SYP-B4668:
- a CDS encoding MutS-related protein: MNTTIFSKYEEAIAQTQIEIETLTKRINKNSLARLAVILGGGGLLFWSFQQKQVWIVFVLFMTIILLFAYLIRRQSRLEREREDLTAFLRVNKNEILLRDRRETCYVEGEDFEDNRHPYLSDLDVFGRFSLFTLVNRAATKEGVKVLANWFRSAVDKATIMDRQAAVQELEPKLEWSQQLQSRLLFNLDQKMEVKPFLKKYFQGDDLSFGNAFMRIYTQIIPFVLLAGIGLSFLGVKSLGYVTILALINVLWTLAMSGRVSVFSSKIDKVGGILNAYAGGIQLIENQVWESPLNQQLQQRIQVDNHKGKLSDAFKALGSLINKLDARNNVIVGLVLNMVLLWDFRQVMAIVKWKSNYEENILEAFDVVAEMEALVSLATLKRNHPTWVFPMLKGHTDEKIRAIDINHPLISARQAVENDYDAGDHRIALVTGSNMAGKSTFLRTIGINAVLAYAGAPVCASVFEIPIYKLITYMRIKDNLNESTSTFKAELDRMKYILETVREDKDSFFLIDEMLRGTNSVDKYLGSRAIIKKLIAMDGKGMVATHDLQLSTLEGEYPGIMKNYHFDIQVRDGEMLFDYKLKEGECKVFNASMLLKGIGVDIEKNAS, translated from the coding sequence ATGAATACAACGATTTTTTCAAAATATGAGGAGGCTATTGCGCAAACTCAAATTGAAATAGAAACACTTACTAAAAGAATCAATAAAAATAGTTTAGCACGACTTGCCGTTATTCTGGGCGGAGGAGGTTTGTTATTCTGGAGTTTTCAACAGAAACAGGTTTGGATTGTTTTTGTATTGTTCATGACGATAATCCTTCTTTTTGCTTATTTGATAAGACGTCAAAGTCGATTGGAAAGGGAAAGAGAAGATTTAACGGCTTTCTTACGGGTCAATAAGAATGAGATACTGCTTCGTGATCGACGTGAAACCTGCTATGTTGAAGGTGAAGATTTTGAAGACAATAGGCATCCTTATCTTTCGGATTTGGATGTATTTGGTCGATTTTCATTATTTACTTTGGTCAATCGTGCTGCAACAAAAGAAGGGGTGAAAGTGCTGGCAAATTGGTTCCGTTCTGCAGTGGATAAAGCTACAATCATGGACAGACAGGCTGCTGTGCAGGAGCTGGAACCAAAATTGGAATGGAGCCAACAGTTACAAAGCCGGTTGCTGTTTAATCTGGATCAGAAAATGGAGGTGAAGCCGTTTTTGAAGAAATATTTTCAGGGGGACGACCTGTCTTTTGGAAATGCATTTATGCGGATATATACGCAGATTATTCCGTTTGTACTGCTTGCCGGAATCGGACTGTCGTTCTTGGGTGTGAAGTCGTTGGGTTATGTCACTATATTGGCTTTGATTAATGTATTGTGGACATTAGCAATGTCAGGACGGGTGTCGGTTTTTTCGAGCAAAATTGATAAGGTAGGTGGAATCTTAAATGCTTATGCTGGTGGCATTCAGTTGATTGAAAATCAAGTGTGGGAGAGTCCTTTGAATCAACAGTTGCAGCAACGTATACAGGTAGATAATCATAAGGGAAAGCTATCGGATGCTTTTAAAGCTTTGGGGAGTTTGATCAACAAATTGGATGCGCGGAATAACGTTATTGTTGGCTTAGTGTTGAATATGGTTTTGCTATGGGATTTTCGGCAGGTGATGGCTATCGTTAAATGGAAGTCCAATTATGAGGAAAATATATTGGAAGCATTTGATGTGGTGGCAGAGATGGAAGCATTAGTCAGTCTAGCAACATTGAAACGTAATCATCCTACTTGGGTATTTCCAATGTTAAAGGGGCATACTGATGAGAAGATTAGGGCAATAGATATCAATCATCCGCTGATATCCGCAAGACAGGCCGTGGAGAATGATTATGATGCAGGTGACCATCGAATCGCTTTGGTGACAGGGTCTAATATGGCTGGTAAGAGTACATTTTTGAGGACAATAGGAATCAATGCGGTGTTGGCCTATGCAGGAGCTCCAGTATGTGCTTCTGTTTTTGAAATACCAATTTATAAGTTGATTACGTATATGCGAATTAAAGACAATCTGAACGAAAGTACTTCTACATTCAAGGCCGAGCTGGATAGGATGAAGTATATCTTAGAAACTGTTCGGGAGGATAAGGATAGCTTTTTCCTAATTGATGAGATGTTGAGGGGGACTAATTCCGTGGACAAATATTTGGGGTCGCGTGCGATTATTAAAAAATTGATTGCAATGGATGGAAAAGGGATGGTGGCTACCCATGATTTGCAGCTTTCTACGTTGGAAGGCGAGTATCCGGGGATTATGAAAAACTATCACTTCGATATTCAGGTGCGCGATGGCGAAATGTTATTTGACTATAAATTGAAAGAGGGGGAATGCAAAGTATTCAATGCCTCTATGTTACTTAAAGGGATTGGTGTAGATATTGAAAAAAACGCGAGTTAA
- a CDS encoding protein-L-isoaspartate(D-aspartate) O-methyltransferase — translation MAYKFVDNYREKGARKQLVKHLEKRGIEDKYVLKAIGKVPRHFFFDETFWNQAYRDIAFPIGDGQTISQPYTVAYQSELLHVKKGDKVLEIGTGSGYQTCILMELGAEVFTIERQEALYNRTIQVLPYMGYKPNFFLGDGSKGITEHAPYDKIIVTAGAPFVPEIMLKQLKIGGVFVIPVGDEQAQKMVTILRVGENDFERIELDTFRFVPLVGDQAW, via the coding sequence ATGGCATATAAATTCGTAGATAACTATAGAGAAAAGGGGGCAAGAAAGCAGCTTGTCAAACATTTGGAAAAACGTGGAATTGAGGATAAGTACGTGTTGAAAGCAATTGGAAAAGTTCCGCGACATTTTTTCTTTGATGAAACCTTTTGGAATCAGGCGTATCGAGATATTGCTTTTCCCATAGGCGATGGACAGACCATTTCGCAACCTTATACTGTAGCTTATCAATCTGAATTGCTCCACGTGAAAAAAGGGGATAAGGTTCTGGAAATAGGTACGGGATCGGGATACCAAACCTGTATTCTCATGGAACTAGGAGCGGAGGTGTTTACAATCGAGCGGCAGGAGGCACTTTATAATCGGACGATCCAAGTGTTGCCGTATATGGGTTATAAGCCAAATTTTTTTCTAGGAGATGGTTCAAAAGGCATTACTGAACATGCACCTTATGATAAGATTATCGTGACGGCTGGTGCTCCTTTCGTTCCCGAGATTATGTTAAAGCAATTGAAGATAGGTGGCGTTTTCGTGATTCCAGTAGGTGATGAGCAGGCACAGAAGATGGTGACTATTCTTCGTGTGGGAGAGAACGATTTTGAACGAATAGAATTAGATACTTTTAGATTTGTTCCTTTAGTGGGAGATCAAGCTTGGTAA
- the priA gene encoding replication restart helicase PriA yields MDFSLFSTGRKTCFVDVILPLSISKTYTYRIPSEWSDKVGIGMRVIVQFGRNKIYSAIVKNITDQAPEKYEAKYVLDILDEHPIVDQSQLKLWEWMSDYYMCTLGEVMQAALPAALKLASETKIIAADSDRVDKSELSDKEYMIIEALEIAGELSVSDIVKLLGQKTVFPILKQLFDRGFLQISEEISERYKPKRKNFLVLNTEYGDERGKRELLDSLNRAPKQQDAVLAYLQLSKAAVEVTRQAIMEAVGCGAGSITALIDKGVFLVKEKIVSRFEGEDIELTAEFSFNTDQQAAFEQINGLFGTKDVVLLHGVTASGKTQLYIRMIEQAIAEGKGALYLLPEIALTTQITERLKLYFGDQLGVYHSKFNDNERAEVWHKVLKNEYKVVIGARSSLFLPFHKLGIVIVDEEHESSYKQYDPAPRYHARDTAIYLGYLHQAKVLLGSATPSIESYYNAKAGKYGFVALLKRYGTAQLPEIEVVNISEEKRKGNMHTYFSTVLLREIQLTIDRKEQVILFQNRRGHTPIIQCNTCGYVTKCVNCDVSLTYHKSTNRMHCHYCGHHEGPTQVCPACGTTHMESRGFGTERIEEELELLMPEARIGRLDLDSTKGKHGFEKIITAFDEHEYDILIGTQMIAKGLDFGKVSLIGIINADTIINFPDFRAYERAFSLFSQVAGRAGRRDVVGKVIIQTYTPRHRVIEQVVAHDYAEMFIQEATERKNYQYPPFYRLIKIDVKHPDIQKCFDSAKDLASGLRTSLGARVLGPEPPLVSRVRTYFIQTITLKIERNSVSIAKVKELISQALLVFELDKSHSGVRIQIDVDPY; encoded by the coding sequence ATGGATTTTTCTTTATTTTCAACTGGTCGAAAAACTTGTTTTGTAGATGTCATTTTACCGCTGTCTATTTCCAAAACATATACGTATCGTATTCCCTCAGAGTGGAGCGACAAGGTCGGCATAGGGATGCGTGTCATCGTTCAGTTTGGAAGAAATAAGATCTATTCAGCTATCGTTAAAAATATTACCGACCAAGCTCCTGAAAAGTATGAGGCAAAATATGTGCTTGATATCTTAGATGAGCATCCTATCGTAGACCAATCTCAGTTGAAATTATGGGAATGGATGTCCGATTATTATATGTGCACATTGGGGGAGGTGATGCAAGCGGCATTGCCTGCGGCGCTGAAGCTGGCTAGCGAAACAAAGATTATCGCCGCGGATTCGGATCGAGTGGATAAAAGTGAGCTATCGGATAAGGAATACATGATCATTGAAGCACTTGAAATTGCGGGTGAACTTAGTGTGAGTGATATTGTCAAATTATTGGGCCAAAAAACTGTGTTTCCGATTCTCAAACAGTTATTTGACAGGGGATTTTTGCAGATATCCGAAGAGATATCTGAACGCTATAAACCTAAGCGAAAGAATTTTCTAGTCTTGAATACGGAATATGGAGATGAGCGAGGGAAGCGTGAATTACTTGATTCATTGAACCGTGCGCCTAAGCAACAGGATGCGGTACTGGCTTACTTACAGTTGTCCAAAGCAGCGGTGGAAGTAACCCGTCAGGCAATTATGGAAGCGGTTGGCTGTGGGGCAGGTAGCATCACCGCGTTGATTGACAAGGGGGTATTTTTGGTAAAGGAGAAAATCGTGAGTCGGTTTGAGGGCGAAGATATAGAATTGACAGCGGAATTCAGCTTTAATACTGATCAACAAGCTGCTTTTGAGCAGATAAACGGATTGTTCGGGACGAAGGATGTGGTGTTACTACATGGTGTGACTGCATCGGGGAAAACGCAGCTTTATATCCGGATGATTGAACAGGCAATAGCTGAGGGTAAGGGAGCACTCTACCTCTTGCCTGAGATTGCATTGACAACTCAAATCACAGAACGGTTGAAATTATATTTTGGAGACCAATTGGGGGTGTATCATTCCAAATTCAATGATAATGAAAGAGCGGAAGTGTGGCACAAGGTTTTAAAAAATGAATACAAAGTAGTAATTGGTGCGCGGTCTTCACTCTTCTTGCCTTTTCATAAATTGGGGATTGTGATTGTGGACGAAGAGCATGAAAGCTCTTATAAGCAGTACGATCCTGCGCCTCGTTATCATGCTCGTGACACAGCAATTTATTTAGGGTATTTGCATCAAGCTAAAGTATTACTCGGGTCGGCGACACCCTCTATCGAAAGCTATTATAATGCAAAAGCAGGAAAATATGGTTTCGTAGCATTGTTAAAACGATATGGTACTGCTCAGCTCCCAGAAATAGAGGTTGTTAATATTTCGGAGGAAAAGCGAAAGGGAAATATGCATACCTATTTTAGTACGGTATTGCTAAGAGAAATCCAACTGACAATAGACAGAAAGGAACAGGTTATATTATTCCAAAATAGGAGGGGGCATACCCCAATTATCCAATGTAATACATGTGGATATGTGACGAAATGTGTAAATTGTGATGTGAGTTTAACGTATCATAAGTCCACAAATAGGATGCACTGTCACTATTGTGGACATCACGAGGGACCTACACAAGTATGTCCTGCATGTGGTACTACGCATATGGAAAGTCGGGGATTCGGGACGGAGCGTATCGAGGAAGAGCTGGAACTTCTAATGCCGGAGGCTCGGATTGGTCGTCTTGACCTAGATTCGACCAAAGGAAAGCATGGTTTTGAAAAAATCATAACGGCATTTGATGAACATGAATATGATATTCTAATCGGGACCCAGATGATTGCTAAGGGTCTGGATTTTGGAAAGGTAAGTCTTATCGGTATCATTAATGCAGATACTATTATTAATTTTCCGGACTTTAGAGCTTATGAGCGAGCTTTTTCGTTGTTTTCGCAGGTAGCTGGACGGGCGGGGAGAAGAGATGTGGTAGGTAAAGTTATTATCCAAACATATACACCTAGACATCGGGTCATAGAGCAGGTGGTGGCGCATGACTACGCTGAGATGTTTATTCAGGAAGCTACCGAGCGGAAAAATTATCAATATCCTCCGTTTTATAGATTGATTAAAATTGATGTGAAACACCCTGACATCCAGAAGTGCTTTGATTCGGCCAAAGATTTGGCTTCTGGTCTGAGGACGTCATTGGGGGCGCGTGTTTTGGGGCCCGAACCTCCATTGGTGAGTCGAGTAAGGACCTACTTTATTCAGACCATTACGCTGAAAATAGAAAGAAATAGTGTGAGTATCGCGAAAGTAAAAGAGCTGATTAGTCAAGCCCTTCTAGTATTTGAGCTTGATAAATCTCATAGTGGTGTACGGATACAGATTGATGTTGATCCTTATTGA
- a CDS encoding DUF423 domain-containing protein: MNKQIILTASFLGLTAVILGAFGAHGLEGKISDDLIGTWETANQYHFYHTFALLFLATFSRAKNTSIRVAFFAFVIGILLFSGSLYILSVREVTGFGNVSILGPITPLGGVCFMIGWVGLFIAALKNRS, translated from the coding sequence ATGAATAAACAAATCATTCTCACAGCATCCTTTTTGGGGCTTACTGCTGTAATATTGGGGGCATTTGGCGCGCATGGATTGGAGGGGAAAATTAGCGACGATCTTATCGGTACTTGGGAAACCGCAAATCAATATCATTTCTATCATACTTTTGCATTGTTGTTTTTAGCCACATTTTCTAGAGCTAAGAATACGTCTATTCGAGTAGCATTTTTTGCGTTCGTCATCGGTATTCTATTGTTTTCGGGTTCTTTATATATCTTAAGTGTTAGGGAGGTGACAGGCTTCGGAAATGTATCGATTCTGGGACCAATTACTCCGTTAGGGGGTGTTTGCTTTATGATTGGCTGGGTCGGACTGTTTATTGCCGCGCTTAAGAATAGATCTTAA